One window of the Prionailurus bengalensis isolate Pbe53 chromosome E1, Fcat_Pben_1.1_paternal_pri, whole genome shotgun sequence genome contains the following:
- the CD300C gene encoding CMRF35-like molecule 6: MTLGNGRAWLPTALLLLQVSGCSSISGPTSVTGTVGGSLSVQCSYEEQLRERSKYWCKRPCFWKTVETKGSNREVRNGHVSIRDHPASLTFTVTLENLTEDDAGIYRCGIDTSWLGGYLEDPAVHIVVSVTPGSTEAPSIMRSTSPPGLHKTLPAPTGSTAIQQETPSPSRHPGSLLSSVYFLLLVFLEVPLLLSMLSVVLWVTRPQRGSGGRAESA; the protein is encoded by the exons ATGACCCTGGGGAATGGGAGGGCATGGCTGCCTACAGCTCTACTCCTTCTACAGGTCTCAG GCTGTTCCTCTATAAGTGGCCCCACCTCCGTGACGGGCACTGTGGGGGGATCCCTGAGCGTGCAATGTTCATATGAAGAGCAATTAAGAGAACGTTCCAAATACTGGTGCAAAAGGCCATGTTTTTGGAAAACTGTGGAGACCAAAGGGTCAAACAGAGAAGTGAGGAATGGCCACGTGTCCATCAGGGACCATCCTGCAAGCCTCACCTTCACAGTGACCTTGGAGAACCTCACAGAGGATGATGCAGGAATATATCGGTGTGGAATCGATACATCATGGTTAGGAGGATACTTGGAAGACCCCGCCGTCCACATTGTGGTGTCTGTGACCCCAG GCTCCACTGAAGCCCCCAGCATCATGAGGTCCACCAGCCCCCCAGGCCTTCACAAGACCCTGCCAGCACCCACGGGGAGCACTGCGATCCAACAAGAGACCCCCAGTCCCAGCCGACATCCCGG GTCCCTGCTCAGCAGCGTCTACTTCTTGCTCTTGGTCTTCCTGGAGGTGCCCCTGCTTCTAAGCATGCTCAGTGTGGTCCTCTGGGTGACCAGACCTCAGAGGGGCTCTGGGGGACGGGCGGAGTCAGCCTAA
- the LOC122485857 gene encoding CMRF35-like molecule 7 — MPLLLVLLLSLPGCLSIQGPESVRGLEGGSVTVRCDYKPRWETYRKWWCRGAYWELCRTLVQTTGSQLEVKGDRVSIGDNQSHHFLTVTMEKVRQDDTDTYWCGISKSGPDLGARIRVTIEPEGTLLTTLANMLSRRTTNGRAGVSSVSYSRNRYILLVFVKVPILLILVGVVLWLKGLSNDSLST, encoded by the exons ATGCCGCTGCTGCTAGTTCTTCTTCTCAGCCTCCCAG GTTGCCTCTCCATCCAAGGACCAGAGTCCGTGAGGGGCTTAGAGGGCGGATCTGTGACTGTGCGGTGTGACTATAAACCAAGATGGGAGACCTATAGGAAGTGGTGGTGTCGTGGAGCATACTGGGAGTTGTGCAGGACCCTCGTTCAAACCACAGGATCACAGCTAGAAGTGAAGGGAGACCGTGTGTCCATTGGGGACAACCAGAGTCACCACTTCCTCACAGTGACCATGGAGAAAGTCAGGCAAGATGACACAGACACTTACTGGTGCGGGATCAGCAAGAGTGGACCTGACCTCGGGGCACGTATCAGAGTGACCATTGAGCCAG AGGGAACACTTCTGACCACCTTGGCGAACATGCTATCCAGGAGAACCACCAATGGCCGTGCAGGGGTATCGTCTGTCTCCTACAGCAG GAACCGCTACATCCTTCTGGTGTTCGTGAAGGTGCCCATCTTGCTCATATTGGTTGGTGTTGTCCTTTGGTTGAAGGGCCTCAGTAACGACAGTCTATCTACATGA